In Microbacterium binotii, one DNA window encodes the following:
- a CDS encoding cytochrome ubiquinol oxidase subunit I, translating into MDFLDPLALARWQFGLTTLYHYLFVPLTLGMGLIVAIFQTWWVRTGETKWLQLTRLFGKIFLINFAMGVVTGIVQEFQFGMNWSAYSRFVGDVFGAPLAFEGLLAFFFEATFIGLWIFGWDRLSKRVHLATIWCAWIGATLSAYFILAANSFMQNPVGYTMSPDGTRAEMTDFFAVLTNRVVLATFPHTMFAAIMFAAAVVVAVAAWHLARGKHFETMRPALRFGMWTVIISFAGTAISGDFLGLQMVATQPMKMAAAEALYNTACGADASFSIFSLGTPDGTSEIWSLRVPYLLSFLSTHTLDGCVEGINNLNAEYTQNWPVFADQLGGDLPFAPTIWITYWSFRWMIGFGGLAAVVSVVGLWLTRKKAKRAVPQWAWRVAIWSAPLPMFGSLVGWLFTEMGRQPWIVFGLMLTQDGVSPSVPGWNVLISLIAFTLTYAALAVVEFGLILKAARKGPEPIPEPGDGESADDDAHRMTTVY; encoded by the coding sequence ATGGATTTTCTTGATCCGCTCGCGCTCGCGCGCTGGCAATTCGGTCTGACCACGCTGTACCACTACCTGTTCGTCCCGCTGACGCTGGGCATGGGCCTGATCGTCGCGATCTTCCAAACCTGGTGGGTGCGCACGGGCGAGACCAAGTGGCTCCAGCTCACGCGCCTGTTCGGCAAGATCTTCCTGATCAACTTCGCCATGGGCGTGGTGACCGGCATCGTGCAGGAGTTCCAGTTCGGAATGAACTGGTCGGCCTACTCGCGCTTCGTCGGCGACGTGTTCGGCGCCCCTCTCGCCTTCGAGGGCCTGCTCGCCTTCTTCTTCGAGGCGACCTTCATCGGGTTGTGGATCTTCGGCTGGGATCGCCTGTCGAAGCGTGTGCACCTGGCGACGATCTGGTGCGCCTGGATCGGCGCGACACTGTCGGCCTACTTCATCCTGGCCGCGAACTCCTTCATGCAGAACCCCGTCGGCTACACCATGTCGCCCGACGGCACCCGCGCCGAGATGACGGACTTCTTCGCGGTGCTCACCAACCGCGTCGTGCTGGCGACCTTCCCGCACACGATGTTCGCCGCCATCATGTTCGCCGCCGCCGTCGTCGTCGCCGTCGCCGCCTGGCATCTGGCCCGCGGGAAGCATTTCGAGACGATGCGTCCCGCTCTGCGCTTCGGCATGTGGACGGTCATCATCTCCTTCGCCGGCACCGCCATCTCCGGCGACTTCCTGGGCCTTCAGATGGTCGCCACCCAGCCGATGAAGATGGCGGCCGCTGAAGCGCTGTACAACACGGCGTGCGGCGCGGACGCCTCGTTCTCGATCTTCTCGCTCGGCACCCCCGACGGAACGAGCGAGATCTGGTCGCTGCGCGTGCCGTATCTGTTGTCGTTCCTCTCGACGCACACGCTCGACGGCTGCGTCGAGGGCATCAACAACCTGAACGCGGAATACACGCAGAACTGGCCGGTCTTCGCCGACCAGCTCGGCGGCGACCTGCCCTTCGCCCCCACGATCTGGATCACCTACTGGTCCTTCCGCTGGATGATCGGCTTCGGCGGCCTTGCGGCAGTCGTCTCCGTGGTCGGCCTGTGGCTCACCCGCAAGAAGGCGAAGCGCGCCGTCCCGCAGTGGGCCTGGCGCGTGGCGATCTGGTCGGCACCGCTGCCCATGTTCGGCAGCCTCGTCGGCTGGCTGTTCACCGAGATGGGGCGTCAGCCCTGGATCGTGTTCGGTCTCATGCTGACCCAGGACGGCGTCTCGCCGAGTGTTCCTGGATGGAACGTGCTGATCTCGCTGATCGCCTTCACCCTCACCTACGCGGCTCTGGCCGTCGTGGAGTTCGGCCTGATCCTGAAGGCCGCGAGAAAGGGCCCGGAGCCGATCCCCGAACCCGGGGACGGCGAGAGCGCCGACGACGATGCCCACCGCATGACCACGGTCTACTGA
- the moaA gene encoding GTP 3',8-cyclase MoaA: MTAIPLQLRRTPPVDAGEQGQGDPLVDAFGRVHRDLRISLTDRCSLRCTYCMPEQGNEWLARNSILTTDEIERVARIAAADGISTFRLTGGEPLLRRDIVDVVARLARIESPDGPVAIAMTTNGIRLPELLPDLVAAGLSRLNISIDTLRRDRFAELTRRDRLDEVREAIAAAAASGLRPLKLNAVAMRGVNDDELVDLVEFAVANDAQMRFIEQMPLDAGHTWDRSQMVTREEILEALGRRWKLTPVPGRGGAPAERWALDAGPHTVGVIASVTAPFCGDCDRMRLTADGQLRNCLFSTTEYDLVPLLRGGASDAQVDAMLRSCIAGKLAGHAIDDPSFLQPSRGMNAIGG; encoded by the coding sequence ATGACGGCGATTCCGCTCCAGCTGCGCCGGACGCCGCCCGTGGATGCGGGGGAGCAGGGCCAGGGCGATCCGCTCGTCGACGCATTCGGCCGGGTGCACCGGGACCTTCGCATCTCGCTGACCGACCGCTGCTCGTTGCGCTGCACGTACTGCATGCCCGAGCAGGGCAACGAGTGGCTCGCGCGCAACAGCATCCTGACGACGGACGAGATCGAACGCGTCGCGCGCATCGCCGCCGCCGACGGGATCAGCACGTTCCGCCTGACCGGCGGCGAGCCGCTGCTGCGCCGCGACATCGTGGACGTCGTGGCCCGCCTGGCGCGCATCGAATCCCCCGACGGGCCGGTCGCGATCGCGATGACCACCAACGGGATCCGCCTGCCCGAGCTTCTGCCCGACCTCGTCGCCGCAGGCCTCAGCCGCCTGAACATCTCCATCGACACGTTGCGGCGCGACCGCTTCGCCGAGCTCACGCGTCGTGACCGACTCGACGAGGTGCGCGAGGCGATCGCGGCGGCCGCCGCATCCGGGCTCCGCCCGCTCAAGCTCAATGCGGTCGCGATGCGCGGCGTCAACGACGACGAACTGGTCGATCTGGTCGAGTTCGCCGTCGCCAACGACGCGCAGATGCGTTTCATCGAGCAGATGCCGCTGGATGCGGGTCACACCTGGGACCGTTCGCAGATGGTCACCCGTGAGGAGATCCTCGAGGCGCTCGGCCGCCGGTGGAAGCTGACCCCCGTCCCCGGCCGCGGCGGAGCGCCCGCCGAGCGCTGGGCGCTGGATGCCGGCCCGCACACCGTGGGTGTCATCGCGTCGGTCACGGCGCCGTTCTGCGGTGACTGCGATCGGATGCGGTTGACCGCCGACGGGCAACTGCGCAACTGCCTGTTCTCCACGACCGAGTACGACCTCGTGCCGCTGCTGCGCGGGGGTGCGTCCGACGCGCAGGTCGACGCCATGCTGCGTTCGTGCATCGCGGGCAAGCTCGCGGGGCACGCCATCGATGACCCCTCGTTCCTGCAGCCGTCGCGGGGAATGAACGCGATCGGCGGCTGA
- a CDS encoding helix-turn-helix transcriptional regulator — protein MTRPGYSAISSYSRVQILHVLQKRGQRTVAELCEATELHPNTVREHLQRLLDGGYIVAETEHRTTRGRPRVLYSTTSDRQGISVISQRKVREAAQRGDLMRRIMPWTNVSDTGLTPDAVHQIDALVEDLGDAGFEPIVDEAELTVDISPCPNAGADPDHRETLCDVHLGLMDGVLAEAGGPLRVDKMAASCDPRNCVVKLMLAQRVTLPA, from the coding sequence ATGACCCGCCCCGGCTACAGCGCGATCTCCAGCTACTCGCGCGTCCAGATCCTCCACGTTCTGCAGAAGCGCGGACAGCGCACGGTCGCCGAACTGTGCGAGGCGACCGAGCTGCACCCGAACACGGTTCGCGAGCACCTGCAGCGCCTGCTCGACGGCGGCTACATCGTGGCCGAGACCGAGCACCGCACCACCCGGGGCCGCCCGCGCGTGCTCTACAGCACCACCTCGGATCGCCAGGGCATCAGCGTCATCTCGCAGCGCAAGGTGCGCGAGGCGGCGCAGCGCGGCGACCTCATGCGCCGCATCATGCCGTGGACGAACGTGTCAGACACCGGGCTCACGCCGGATGCCGTGCACCAGATCGATGCCCTCGTCGAAGACCTCGGCGATGCCGGCTTCGAGCCGATCGTCGACGAAGCCGAGCTGACCGTCGACATCTCCCCCTGCCCCAACGCCGGCGCGGATCCCGACCACCGCGAGACCCTGTGCGACGTGCACCTGGGGCTCATGGACGGGGTCCTCGCCGAGGCCGGAGGTCCGCTGCGCGTGGACAAGATGGCCGCCTCGTGCGACCCGCGCAACTGCGTCGTCAAGCTGATGCTCGCGCAGCGGGTGACACTACCGGCATGA
- a CDS encoding diacylglycerol/lipid kinase family protein → MPASRTAVIYNPSKTKREDLARAWAGVSAEAEPEWFETTPEDPGQGPARAAVDAGCDLVIAAGGDGTVRAVAEGLAGTDVALGIVPRGTGNLLARNLGVPLLSLPAAMRRALTSESRSMDIGWVELTRQSGTERHAFVVMVGFGLDAQMLAETDDDLKSKAGWLAYVAAMGRALSSSSVIDVRLALDDEPAQSVEAHTLLVGNCGAIQGGVTLFPDAQLDDGLLDVLVMSAAGVGDWLETLRTAMWDNGILRLFDRERSATSTESARHAQAQRLSVELSEPCAFEIDGEEVGEVTGFAVSVEPGALRVR, encoded by the coding sequence ATGCCCGCATCCCGCACCGCCGTCATCTACAACCCCAGCAAGACGAAGCGCGAGGATCTCGCGCGAGCGTGGGCCGGTGTCAGCGCGGAAGCCGAGCCGGAGTGGTTCGAGACGACTCCCGAGGATCCCGGCCAGGGCCCGGCACGTGCGGCGGTCGACGCCGGGTGCGATCTGGTGATCGCCGCGGGCGGCGACGGCACCGTGCGGGCGGTGGCGGAGGGGCTCGCCGGGACGGACGTCGCTCTCGGCATCGTGCCCCGCGGCACCGGCAACCTGCTGGCGCGCAACCTGGGCGTGCCGCTGCTGAGCCTTCCGGCCGCCATGCGCCGGGCGTTGACATCGGAATCGCGCTCGATGGACATCGGCTGGGTCGAGCTCACCCGGCAGAGCGGCACCGAGCGCCATGCCTTCGTCGTGATGGTCGGATTCGGCCTGGACGCGCAGATGCTCGCCGAGACGGACGACGACCTCAAGTCGAAGGCGGGATGGCTCGCCTACGTGGCGGCGATGGGGCGTGCCCTGTCGTCGTCGAGCGTGATCGATGTCCGCCTCGCGCTCGACGACGAGCCTGCGCAGAGCGTCGAGGCGCACACGCTGCTCGTGGGCAACTGCGGCGCCATCCAGGGTGGGGTCACCCTCTTCCCTGACGCTCAGCTGGATGACGGTCTGCTCGATGTACTCGTGATGAGCGCGGCCGGCGTCGGCGACTGGCTCGAGACGCTGCGCACGGCGATGTGGGACAACGGCATCCTTCGCCTGTTCGATCGCGAGCGCTCGGCGACGAGCACGGAATCGGCGCGACACGCGCAGGCCCAGCGGCTGAGCGTCGAGCTGTCCGAGCCGTGTGCGTTCGAGATCGACGGTGAAGAGGTCGGCGAGGTGACCGGCTTCGCGGTCAGTGTCGAGCCCGGAGCGTTGCGGGTCCGCTGA
- a CDS encoding glucose-6-phosphate dehydrogenase, which translates to MRIASSSDWRQNIPFETPLLVADIAPGEPGRCASCPADAPARERTELWAVKHRHPNNHDGFVRFYCAEHRPEPSRAPAPAAPPARAKRSATRPAAPARQSAPKPVVPERVRAVCPTCFLEANANGVCGMCGEQIA; encoded by the coding sequence GTGAGGATCGCATCGTCATCGGACTGGCGGCAGAACATCCCCTTCGAGACCCCGCTGCTGGTCGCCGACATCGCCCCGGGCGAACCGGGCCGCTGCGCATCCTGTCCCGCCGACGCGCCCGCGCGCGAGCGGACGGAGCTGTGGGCCGTCAAGCATCGCCACCCCAACAACCACGACGGGTTCGTGCGCTTCTACTGCGCAGAGCACCGTCCCGAGCCGTCCCGCGCACCCGCGCCCGCGGCTCCCCCCGCACGCGCGAAGCGCAGCGCCACCCGTCCGGCCGCACCCGCCCGCCAGAGCGCGCCGAAGCCCGTTGTGCCCGAGCGCGTCCGCGCCGTGTGCCCCACGTGCTTCCTCGAGGCGAACGCCAACGGGGTGTGCGGCATGTGCGGCGAGCAGATCGCCTGA
- a CDS encoding hemolysin family protein: MNGDLLLNIALVIVFVLIGGVFAATEMALVTLRDSQVNALAARGRRGRKVAELARNPNTFLSAVQIGVTVAGFASAAYGASSIAPSVTPLFVSLGLAESVAATVATILLTLVIAYLSLVLGELVPKRLAIQRNAQFAYAVAPVLGGFARFMRPVIWLLSVSTNALVRLLGGDPDKTADELTDDELRDIVSSHEGLPEDERRILDDVLSLRDRQISEVMRPRPEVVALDAHETIEHAASRVKDLPHSRYPVIDSSIDDIVGFVHVRDIFDAASTSGRDELVSLAREIPYLPSSARVLPTLTGMRAQGHHIAVVVDEYGGTDGIVTLEDLVEEVVGEIFDEYDTDAVAEALSTEGGTVDGRLNLQDFEEATGIVIPRGSADTVAGYVVERLGRLARVGDVVDIDGATIRVSAIDRRRISELYVTRAPASLEEIPN, from the coding sequence TTGAACGGCGACCTCCTTCTCAATATCGCCCTCGTCATCGTCTTCGTCCTCATCGGCGGCGTATTCGCCGCAACGGAGATGGCCCTCGTCACCCTCCGCGACAGTCAGGTCAATGCCCTCGCGGCGCGGGGTCGGCGCGGTCGCAAGGTCGCCGAACTCGCACGAAACCCCAACACGTTCCTCTCCGCCGTCCAGATCGGCGTGACGGTCGCCGGATTCGCCTCGGCCGCGTACGGCGCCTCGTCGATCGCCCCGTCGGTGACGCCGCTGTTCGTGTCGCTCGGACTCGCCGAGTCCGTCGCGGCGACCGTCGCGACGATCCTGCTCACCCTGGTCATCGCGTACCTCTCGCTTGTGCTCGGCGAGCTCGTGCCCAAGCGCCTCGCGATCCAGCGCAACGCGCAGTTCGCCTACGCCGTCGCCCCGGTCCTCGGCGGATTCGCGCGATTCATGCGCCCCGTCATCTGGCTGCTGTCGGTGTCGACGAACGCCCTCGTGCGACTGCTCGGGGGCGACCCGGACAAGACGGCCGACGAGCTCACCGACGACGAACTGCGCGACATCGTCTCCAGCCACGAGGGCCTGCCGGAGGACGAGCGCCGCATCCTCGACGACGTACTCTCGCTGCGCGACCGCCAGATCAGCGAGGTCATGCGACCCCGCCCCGAGGTGGTCGCGCTGGACGCCCATGAGACGATCGAGCACGCCGCCTCGCGGGTGAAGGACCTTCCGCACTCGCGCTACCCCGTGATCGATTCGTCGATCGACGACATCGTCGGGTTCGTGCACGTGCGCGACATCTTCGACGCCGCCTCCACATCCGGACGTGACGAGTTGGTCTCTCTCGCTCGCGAGATCCCGTACCTTCCCTCCTCCGCGCGCGTTCTGCCGACCCTCACGGGGATGCGGGCGCAGGGGCACCACATCGCGGTCGTCGTGGACGAGTACGGCGGCACGGACGGCATCGTCACGCTCGAGGACCTCGTGGAGGAGGTCGTCGGCGAGATCTTCGACGAGTACGACACGGATGCGGTGGCCGAAGCCCTCAGCACGGAGGGCGGCACCGTCGACGGCCGGCTCAATCTGCAGGACTTCGAAGAGGCGACCGGCATCGTCATCCCCCGGGGCAGCGCCGATACCGTCGCCGGTTACGTGGTCGAGAGACTCGGGCGCCTCGCGCGCGTGGGCGATGTCGTCGACATCGACGGCGCCACGATCCGCGTGAGCGCGATCGATCGGCGCCGGATCAGCGAACTGTACGTGACCCGCGCGCCGGCATCTCTCGAAGAGATCCCGAACTGA
- a CDS encoding DUF916 domain-containing protein has protein sequence MFPRLRTPPFAKRASMLSAAALAAVLALLSPVAAVAAEDDPVRWSVAPADADGADGRRAVEHELAPGERVEEHFAVRNLSEQEITFRITAADGFFTQTGRFDILADAAASTAAGTWIQAPAAVTVPAGESVVVPFSLAVPERAEPGDYAAGVTASILTAGGAAGGASVGVESRVGFRVLTRVTGEITPAASLGALAGDYRLSWNPLRPGEATVSFEVVNDGNTRLAAMGTVSVGGRSVAFPAPGQQAQELLPGDRREITVEVDEVWPWVLLTATVTLAPEVLTISDTDAAMAPISAEVAIWAVPWPQLAILLGAGLVVWAILWRRSRSRRRISAMIDDALRRGREEGRNEMTDRVGAS, from the coding sequence GTGTTCCCACGCCTTCGCACCCCGCCCTTCGCCAAACGGGCGTCGATGCTGTCCGCGGCCGCCCTCGCGGCCGTGCTCGCGCTTCTCAGCCCCGTCGCAGCGGTCGCGGCGGAGGACGACCCGGTCCGCTGGTCGGTCGCGCCCGCGGATGCGGACGGCGCTGACGGGCGGCGCGCGGTCGAGCACGAACTCGCACCGGGGGAGCGGGTGGAGGAGCACTTCGCGGTGCGCAATCTCAGCGAGCAGGAGATCACTTTCCGGATCACGGCCGCCGACGGCTTCTTCACGCAGACGGGCCGCTTCGACATCCTCGCGGATGCGGCCGCGTCGACCGCCGCCGGTACCTGGATCCAGGCGCCCGCCGCGGTGACGGTGCCCGCGGGCGAGAGCGTCGTCGTCCCGTTCTCGCTGGCCGTGCCCGAGCGTGCGGAGCCCGGCGACTATGCGGCGGGCGTGACCGCGTCCATCCTCACGGCGGGCGGCGCCGCGGGAGGAGCGAGTGTGGGCGTCGAGAGCAGGGTCGGCTTCCGCGTGCTGACGCGGGTGACGGGTGAGATCACCCCGGCGGCTTCGCTCGGCGCGCTCGCCGGCGACTACCGCCTCTCGTGGAACCCGCTGCGTCCGGGGGAGGCGACGGTCTCGTTCGAGGTCGTGAACGACGGCAACACGCGCCTCGCCGCCATGGGCACGGTGTCGGTCGGCGGTCGGAGCGTCGCCTTCCCCGCACCGGGCCAGCAGGCGCAGGAACTGCTGCCCGGTGATCGTCGCGAGATCACGGTCGAGGTGGACGAGGTGTGGCCCTGGGTGCTGCTCACCGCCACCGTGACCCTCGCGCCGGAGGTCCTGACCATCTCCGACACGGATGCGGCCATGGCGCCGATTTCCGCCGAGGTGGCGATCTGGGCGGTACCGTGGCCGCAGTTGGCGATCTTGTTGGGGGCGGGTCTCGTCGTCTGGGCTATCCTGTGGCGACGATCACGCTCCCGCAGGCGGATCTCCGCCATGATCGACGATGCGCTCCGGCGAGGGCGCGAAGAGGGACGCAACGAGATGACAGATCGGGTGGGGGCATCATGA
- a CDS encoding LacI family DNA-binding transcriptional regulator: MSELTRGWQRPSIYDVAKHAGVSHMTVSRVLNDHPNIRDSTRERVLKAIEEMNYTRSSIARALATRRAMRIGVLVDGPVQFGPNSTLRALEAAARDVGYAISAFSIDDDDDAQLDAGVVELVTQGVDALCVIAPRASSLELLRQKSTGLPTIVIKAESDDVWHTAAVDQRSGARLAVDHLIELGHRRIAHLAGPLDWYDAREREQGWRESLAAADLDVGEAIIGDWTSDYGYEVGKAFDPGSATAVFAANDQMALGLVHGLVDQGLRVPEDVSVVGFDDVPDARHFLPPLTTVRQDFSALGELALQLVIAAIDGEDHTRHDRIAPVLVVRSSTASAPRG, translated from the coding sequence GTGTCAGAGCTGACGCGCGGCTGGCAGCGGCCCAGCATCTACGACGTCGCCAAGCATGCGGGCGTGTCTCACATGACCGTCTCGCGGGTCCTCAACGACCACCCCAACATCCGCGACTCGACACGTGAGCGCGTGCTGAAGGCGATCGAGGAGATGAACTACACCCGCAGCTCGATCGCCCGGGCGCTCGCCACGCGGAGGGCGATGCGGATCGGGGTGCTGGTGGACGGCCCGGTGCAGTTCGGTCCGAACAGCACGCTGCGCGCCCTGGAAGCCGCGGCGCGGGATGTCGGGTACGCGATCAGCGCGTTCTCGATCGACGACGACGACGATGCGCAGCTGGATGCGGGGGTCGTGGAGCTCGTGACACAGGGCGTGGACGCTCTGTGCGTCATCGCCCCCCGCGCGTCCTCGCTCGAGCTGCTGCGGCAGAAGAGCACGGGTCTGCCCACGATCGTCATCAAGGCCGAGTCCGACGACGTGTGGCATACCGCGGCCGTCGATCAGCGCAGCGGGGCTCGATTGGCCGTCGACCACCTGATCGAGCTCGGCCACAGACGCATCGCGCATCTCGCGGGACCGCTGGACTGGTACGACGCTCGGGAGCGCGAGCAGGGCTGGCGCGAATCGCTCGCCGCTGCAGATCTCGACGTGGGCGAGGCGATCATCGGCGACTGGACCTCGGACTACGGCTACGAGGTGGGCAAGGCGTTCGATCCCGGCAGTGCGACGGCCGTGTTCGCCGCGAACGACCAGATGGCGCTCGGTCTCGTGCACGGCCTGGTCGATCAGGGCCTGCGCGTACCGGAGGACGTCAGCGTCGTCGGCTTCGACGACGTCCCGGATGCGCGGCACTTCCTGCCGCCGCTGACGACCGTCCGCCAGGATTTCTCCGCTCTGGGCGAGCTCGCTCTGCAACTCGTGATCGCCGCCATCGACGGCGAGGATCACACCCGGCACGATCGCATCGCGCCGGTGCTGGTCGTGCGTTCGTCCACGGCCTCCGCGCCGCGCGGCTGA
- a CDS encoding ABC transporter substrate-binding protein has protein sequence MAHNKRALGMLGFIGVGALALGLAGCSSGDAEAGGEASGGSGDLTTVGFVAVGPEGGWRNANEQAIKDAFTEDAGFELKYAPAASPSDQKSQLDAFSTFVNDEVDVILLTATEASGWEDSLKLAKEAEIPVILLDRGVDAPEDLYVTRIAPDNVQVAKSVGEWATTAFPEGANYFVLEGVPGLSVVNERNEGFDEALGGASGWNKVGAQTANWKTDEGKSVIETVLKANNNDIQFIFAQNDEMGIGAAQAVTAAGLKPGTDVKIATIDGTKGALEALAKGDLSFVAQYNPFFGTDAVDAVKKALAGDKVDSTIIVKSATFDSPEAADKALADGLAF, from the coding sequence ATGGCACACAACAAGCGCGCTCTGGGCATGCTGGGATTCATCGGCGTGGGGGCTCTCGCGCTGGGTCTGGCCGGCTGCTCGAGCGGCGACGCAGAGGCCGGCGGCGAGGCGAGCGGCGGCAGCGGCGACCTCACCACGGTCGGCTTCGTCGCGGTGGGTCCTGAGGGCGGCTGGCGCAACGCCAACGAGCAGGCCATCAAGGACGCCTTCACCGAGGACGCCGGCTTCGAGCTCAAGTACGCCCCGGCTGCCAGCCCGAGCGACCAGAAGTCGCAGCTGGACGCCTTCTCGACGTTCGTCAACGACGAGGTCGACGTCATCCTGCTCACCGCCACCGAGGCGTCGGGCTGGGAGGACTCGCTCAAGCTCGCCAAGGAGGCCGAGATCCCGGTCATCCTGCTCGACCGCGGTGTCGACGCTCCCGAGGACCTCTACGTGACCCGCATCGCGCCCGACAACGTGCAGGTCGCGAAGTCGGTCGGCGAGTGGGCGACCACCGCGTTCCCCGAGGGCGCCAACTACTTCGTCCTCGAGGGCGTTCCGGGTCTCTCGGTCGTCAACGAGCGCAACGAGGGCTTCGACGAGGCACTCGGCGGCGCGTCCGGCTGGAACAAGGTCGGCGCGCAGACCGCCAACTGGAAGACGGATGAGGGCAAGTCGGTCATCGAGACCGTCCTGAAGGCCAACAACAACGACATCCAGTTCATCTTCGCTCAGAACGACGAGATGGGCATCGGCGCGGCGCAGGCCGTGACGGCGGCGGGCCTCAAGCCCGGCACCGACGTGAAGATCGCCACGATCGACGGCACCAAGGGTGCGCTCGAGGCGCTGGCCAAGGGCGACCTGAGCTTCGTCGCTCAGTACAACCCCTTCTTCGGCACCGACGCCGTCGACGCCGTCAAGAAGGCCCTCGCGGGTGACAAGGTCGACTCGACCATCATCGTCAAGAGCGCCACGTTCGACTCGCCGGAGGCGGCCGACAAGGCGCTGGCCGACGGCCTCGCGTTCTGA
- a CDS encoding sugar ABC transporter ATP-binding protein: MTESPPIVEVRGASITFPGVKALDAVNFRLLPGEVHTLMGENGAGKSTLIKALTGVYQIDSGSILVGGVERRLTGTKSAQDAGISTVYQEVNLCTNLTIGENVMLGHEVRGPLGINWRKTHARAAEALARMGLGHLDPRAPLASISIALQQLVAISRAMVTESKVLILDEPTSSLDSAEVEVLFGVIRSLRDQGVAILFVSHFLDQVYAISDRITVLRNGAFVGEYLTHELDRTQLISKMIGKDLDALRALGSNRQVDERDRTDTPVYSAEGLGRKGALNPTDIEIHRGEVVGFAGLLGAGRTELARLIMGADRADSGTVRIRGKKASIASPVAGLANRIAYSTENRRDDGIIGDLSVRENIMLALQAKRGWLRRVPAREVDALVKTYMERFSVRPNDPDRPIRLLSGGNQQKVLLGRWLATEPELLLLDEPTRGIDVGAKADIQETVAELAEGGMGVVFISSELEEVVRLSERIVILKDHDKIGEVVNGPDVTAERIVSIIAAETEEKAEAQTEALAEGELS; this comes from the coding sequence ATGACCGAATCACCCCCGATCGTCGAAGTCCGCGGCGCATCGATCACCTTCCCCGGCGTCAAAGCGCTCGACGCCGTGAACTTCCGCCTCCTCCCCGGGGAGGTCCACACCCTGATGGGTGAGAACGGCGCGGGCAAGTCCACGCTGATCAAGGCGCTCACCGGCGTCTACCAGATCGACTCGGGCTCGATCCTCGTGGGCGGCGTCGAGCGGCGCCTGACCGGTACCAAGTCGGCGCAGGATGCCGGGATCTCCACGGTCTACCAAGAGGTCAATCTCTGCACGAACCTCACCATCGGCGAGAACGTCATGCTGGGACACGAGGTGCGCGGCCCGCTCGGCATCAACTGGCGCAAGACGCACGCCCGGGCCGCCGAGGCGCTGGCGCGCATGGGCCTCGGCCACCTCGACCCCCGTGCGCCGCTGGCATCCATCTCGATCGCCCTCCAGCAGCTCGTGGCCATCAGCCGCGCCATGGTCACCGAGTCCAAGGTCCTGATCCTGGACGAGCCGACCTCGAGCCTGGACTCCGCCGAGGTCGAGGTGCTCTTCGGCGTCATCCGCAGCCTCCGCGACCAGGGCGTCGCCATCCTCTTCGTCTCCCACTTCCTCGACCAGGTGTACGCGATCAGCGATCGCATCACGGTCCTGCGCAACGGAGCGTTCGTGGGGGAGTACCTCACTCACGAACTCGACCGCACGCAGCTCATCTCGAAGATGATCGGCAAGGACCTCGACGCGCTGCGGGCCCTCGGCTCCAACCGCCAGGTCGATGAGCGCGACCGCACCGACACCCCGGTGTACAGCGCGGAGGGGCTGGGCCGCAAGGGCGCGCTGAACCCGACCGACATCGAGATCCACCGCGGCGAGGTCGTCGGTTTCGCGGGCCTTCTGGGCGCCGGCCGCACCGAGCTCGCCCGACTCATCATGGGCGCCGACCGTGCCGACTCCGGCACCGTGCGCATCCGGGGCAAGAAGGCCAGCATCGCCTCGCCGGTCGCCGGCCTCGCCAACCGGATCGCCTACTCGACCGAGAACCGCCGCGACGACGGCATCATCGGCGACCTGAGCGTCCGCGAGAACATCATGCTGGCGCTGCAGGCGAAGCGGGGCTGGCTGCGCCGCGTGCCCGCTCGCGAGGTCGACGCGCTGGTCAAGACCTACATGGAGCGCTTCAGCGTGCGACCGAACGACCCCGACCGGCCGATCCGGCTGCTCTCGGGCGGCAACCAGCAGAAGGTGCTTCTCGGCCGCTGGCTGGCCACGGAGCCGGAGCTGCTGCTGCTCGACGAGCCGACGCGCGGCATCGACGTCGGCGCCAAGGCCGACATCCAGGAGACCGTCGCCGAGCTCGCCGAGGGCGGCATGGGCGTCGTCTTCATCTCCTCCGAGCTGGAGGAGGTCGTCCGCCTGTCCGAGCGCATCGTCATCCTGAAGGACCACGACAAGATCGGCGAGGTCGTCAACGGACCCGACGTGACGGCCGAGCGCATCGTCTCGATCATCGCCGCCGAAACGGAAGAGAAGGCCGAGGCCCAGACCGAGGCGCTCGCCGAAGGAGAGCTCTCATGA